The nucleotide sequence aatggacttctaacggttttattgttgtatggagccggggtcgtaaaatactaaaccttaaggtatttcaatgctaagacttcccgacccttctcaggaagaaacctaggaaaccctacaaggctgttatgaataccgactgttagatttcctctcagtcctctaacgattctaaaagtgccctaatatgactatctacctctcagcgcgacaatctaaggcaattctaggttctgacttggtttactagacacaaatgcaattagggaactaacgtcGACTTCTCTCAAAGTCTAATTTAGATATTTACTGCACcgagacctaataactaactcgagcctctcagcgacaagttaagcagaatatttacttctaattatattttaattactgtttctaaggctatcggccgatttacccaaagatcacccgaacccgcaaggatgcaaataatcaacacagatttattatgtgataaagaccgtcactaaaatctatgtgaaacagcaaataatccacaatcaaaagtaaatacgcatgTGCACCAAATCAGAATATCTAGAACACGTTACTTTCAAAATCAATCCATAGTCaaacaataaaaaccgttaaaagatccaaactttcatcaaaccatcatctagtctaggtagtatctagggtttagccaagaaacatgatgtctaacataaacaaatcaaattcaaaacaagaattcattatCAAAGTATCGAAACAAGAAAATAGTGAAAACCGGGAGATAAGACCCGAACAATCTTCTTTCCTACGCTCCGTGCTTCAACCCGATGATTCTTGCAAGCTAAATCACCTCGAAAAACTCGAAAATCTGCTCTCAAAGTCGCCTAGGGTTTCTTGGTTCGTGTGTTGTCTCATAATGATGATTATTATTCCTTTTATATCAAACCCTAGTCGATCCTCCACTCAGGCGCATCAGTCATgccagtcgcgtagcgcgactggtCTCCTCTTTACGCTGGCGCTACGCGAGAGCCTTCAAAGTCAGCAAAGTCAACGTTATctcagtcgcgtagcgcgactgagCGTCCTGTTACCttagcgctacgcgagtgaccatttttcacagaatgtttacTTCCAATCTCAGCTCCAATTTCCAAAAACTTCAAAATTATTCTAACACTTTTATACATTGGCTCCGGAACTTGACATTTGACACTTTAGCTCGGTTTTGCTCCAATTTCAGCATTTTATGTATCAAGACCTGGAAAACGCAATGTAGATCAATAGCACGCAATtctaaactaaactaagctaaaaataacgataaaacgtacaaactatacacgataaaagtatgtattttgcaatacatcaaatatccccacacttactcttttttcgtccccgaaaaagaattatgcaacggaatcagagatAAATATTCACTTGGGTCGAAAATTGtaggtataattaattaaaaccaaagcttgcgttagctgcgattgcgaatatactttaTCCACTctaaacccgaatccaatcccaaacccttatcatgtgaatttaatttaagtgcggtcaatccacctagggtctcacactagaatcaacagtccacctactcccaactcaagcttataggactaaaagaacgatcatttgaccaattcctaaccgttttataccaagataaagagagtttgaaatcaaatctaattttttccattttttttcttttctagcTTGCTTTTTTTTTTCAGCTTTATATTCGTGagactagacgatgctttccctaacccagcggtattccgactgtagagtcgctatccccaatcacagattacataggtttctgtacttttattcggcaagtcgatttcacacatcctagaggcattccggctgtagagtcgctatccccaactcggattacataggcctgtgttactttcatttagtttctagctcacttttattctatttttttttcagcGAGATAAGATAAAAAACTCTAactatcttagcttataacggcatcccttatactatttttgccagttttagtttcccatatttcccaggcgagaacccactagcagaccgacaattaaggtatattaactcaaagggatttagaaccaaaacccgggcctacccacatatccctaactagacgcaagctcgatttattataatctcatattattattatttcaacccgagcaaaaatttgtcttttctatcattttccgttcaaaaatgcaaacttctttttatttcgaaagacattttctgaattttcaattttttttttgtatttttctcaatttttttaatttttttggatttttataattaagactcgattatttacatgtattcccatccccacacttagagattgcattgtccctaatgcaagaacgaaaacaCGACTCGACACTACCTAACAACTACTAAATAAATAACGAACTAACTAAATAACCAGACgacgaaataaaaaaaataaatacaacaacaacaaaagggaaacgacttagctgatatgtgagactgtcaaagtgccagtcatttccacataagccctccaattcgaaacgcgctcagcaaacaactcaacctcggacacgcgaacgaaaGCGGCTAACATAATCACCTATCAAACAATGAACAACCTACCAACAtaccataatatatatatatatatatatatatatatatatatatatatatatatatcaaaatagATGCATCAGTGTTCATCAAACCAGCCCAACCAACCCAACCTGTTTAACGTGTACCAATATCAAATACAGACCAATCAATCAGGATGAAAACATCAATAAAGAAAAAATAAACATCAAAAGATATAATCATCAGCTGCTGCTCATCCGCCTGCAATCCATCCACGATCTCTAGCCACTATCTGTCTCATGGCTGCTCGCCTCATAAACATGACAAGTAGAACCAGAACCCGTCTGTGCACCCTGTCCCCTATGTAATAACTCAATCATACGCTCTAATATGTCAAATCTCTGCTCCACATAGCCAGAGAATGACTCTAAAGTGAGGGGCACTGGTAACGGCACTCTCCTCTCAGCCTGATGTACCGGCTGTACCGGTGTCTGTGGCGGCTGCTGTACACCTGACGGTCCTGCCTCCTACTGTGGCTCAACATCTACTGGCCCTCTCTGTGGTGGCTGAACAGGTGGACCCTCTCTAATCGGCTCCCAACCATATGGTGCCTCCCACGACGCGATGCCTGCCTTCTGTAGGTCTTCTAACCTAAAGATCGCAGTCGTCGGGCCCCTATGCAAGAACTGAGGCTGATATACATCTAAAACCCCAAAATGTGATGCAATCCTAGTAATATAGGGGCCCATATCCAACCTAGCCCTATCGCCACCTCTCCTACCTCGACTAATCGAATCTACCAACAATAAGCGTATGGTTTAATTCCCTTAGAAGTTTCCCAGTATCAAAAAAAATCAATAACTGCTTTCGACACCTCATTACCAACGATAGGCCATGCATTTTTAATAAAACCTGCTGTAAACCCATCAGGACCTGGCGCCTTATCCGAGCCAAAGGAAAACATCGCCTTTTTAACCTCATCAGGAGTAACCGGCCGAACCATATGAGCTGCAACATCCCTCTCTAACCTTTTAGTAAACAAATCAGGAGTCGGATTAAATGACGTATCACCCGGGCAGCCTAAAAAGTGCTCATAATGATCAACAAAAGCTTTCGAAACCATATCATCCGTAAATTCATTCCCTCTAATATCTCGAATGACCTCAATGCGGCTATAGTGAACTCTGTTTTTAAGCGACGAGTGGAAGTATGCCGTGTTCATATCCCCAGCCGCTAACCAGTCCACTTTAGACTTTTGCTTCAAAAAACGCTCTTCATCTAATAACGCAGCCTGATAATCACACCGAGTGGTGGCTTCTGCATCCCGCAACGTCTGACTAGTCGGATCTTTATCAATATCACATTGAATTCTATCAAGCTTATCTCTCAACTCTTGAACTTTTTTGTGCAAATTACCTTGCTGATAAAGTAAAACGCGTAAAAGAGATTTCAACTGCCGAAGTTTTTTAACAACCGAAAATTGATACACACCTCCAATGGTCATACCCCAAACCTTCTCCACAAGCGGCAAGAATTCAGGTTTATACGCCAGAAAATTAGCAAATTTGAAAGACCGGTGTTTTAATTCTTCAGTTTCCGGGAAGCTAACAACACACGGGCAATGATCCGATAACCGAGAAGGATGGAACACCGCAACAGCACTTGGATATTTAGCAATAAACTGAGAATTACCCATAACTCTATCAATCTTTTTCATCAACCCAATCCCTTTTTTTGGTTTCTGATTCCACGTGAAATGGATACCGGAGCGTTTTAAATCTACCATCTCAATGTCATCAACACACTCTTGAAATTCCTTCATGCTCAAAGAAACCGATGAGCACCCCATAGATTTATCTTCAAGGTTCAACGCCGGGTTAAAGTCACCTAGGATGACCCAAGGTTCATTACAAACAAAATTCTAATGCAAAGAAAGATGTTTCCACAATTCCCTCCGACTGATATAATAGTTTGCTGCATAAATTATCGaacaaaaaaatcattttttgcTTCTGTTTAAACATCAGCTGAAGGTGCATAACCTGATCAGACTCCGAAAGCACCATAACATCAAATATAGACGGATTCCAGCCAACAATAATACGCGTTCCTTTATCACATCGGGCTCCATTCGACGTCCAATGCCAAGACCGAAAAACAGACTTACACACTTTAGGAAGATTACTCACCTCCACATGAGATTCAAGAATAGCACATAAACTCAAATTCAACTCCTTAATAACATGGCGAACCTCCGTTTACTTAATGGGGCGGTTCAAACCCCTAATATTCCATGAAGCGATACTAACCATTGAGCACCGATGAAGAAGGAGTGCTTATGAAGAAGGAGTGCTTATgaagaaggagtgcttgccccttttaTAGTTTCAATATTAATAGTTCCTTACCTCAGAAAACTATCCATCTCAAAGCCATCCGCCTCGTTAAAATCATCAACAAGCTCTTCATCGTCCAAATTCACTTGGGCCGAAGCTGGCCTACCTCCATCCACCTCCTCATTAGTACTCGGATCATTTAGAACATCAAAGGGATTAGAAGACTGAAAATTTGGCGAAACTTTAACCGGCTCTTCCTTCTTTTTAGACACCACAGGCCTATATTCGAACTTTTGCTTAGGCTTATTAACCGGGAAACCAGTTTTTCTAGCAATCTTTTTACTATGCACCCCTGTATACCCTTCCTCGTCAACAACCGGATTGTTATTAGGACGTCTAGTGTGATTTTGCTGCTTACTACCCTTCTCCATCATTCGAGCAttactttgattcaaaccttggTGCGGGCAAGTATCATCTGAATGACCAAAGACACAACAATGGGCACAACGAAGAGGGTACCATTCATATTCAACAGACATAGATTCCTTAATAAACCCATCCCCCTCCAGAACCGGAATCGCCATTGTTATCTCTTCTCTAAGAGTCTTATCAGCCGACACCTCTATAAGGGCTCTTGCATAACTACTACGACCCCACATATCCATGCACATCGACGTGGTATATGAATCCAAGAGTTTTGGTTCTCCTATAGTAGTGGCTAACATACTAAGACCATCCTCCGTATACGCAGCAATCGGAACATCATGAATTTTAACCCAGATTTGTACCTTCTTTACTTCCTTTTTCTCTAGCTTAGTCGTCGGGCTCCAAATATTAAGAAAAAGCGGTTGTGATCGAATAATCCACGGACCATCCTCcaaaaccctcatcattcctgcCTCCTCCGCAAACTTGAAGAAAAAATACCCGTTAGAGTTCGTCATAGATTTCAGAATTCCATATTTTTTCCAATTATTACGAACAAAATACTCAACGACCAGGTACGCCACACGATCCCCTAGGAAGTAACCAAACAAGGTATTCGCCATTTTATCTTGAACCATACGCACAGATTCCCTCGGGAGAACAACATCACAACCGTGGTGCACTGTATCACTAGCTAGAGAACGAAACTTCAGCTTTACGGATTTATTTGCAATTAACGAATCAGCATAAGACTTAGGTTTCGGAGTGCTACCAATGTCCACTTTGATTCCCGAAGTCGAACCCTCACATACCGATTTTTGCATACCCGGCTTCATTAGATTATCTGTAACCTGGTCGCTAACTTCATCACTATTCGGCTCCTCATGATTCTGATCAGGTTTCAGATTATCAACCATTACTGGCTCCGTAACCTTTAACAATTCATCAATCATATTGATTTTCCTTGGTTCCGATTGCACATTCTAAACGGTACCCCTACGAGGAATACGTGTATTACCATCAATCTTCAATGGTCTATTCGCAAAACCCTTACCCAAGATGGGAGGTTTCCCACAATCATGCACTTCTCTACCATCCGACTTGGGACGATCAGATATTACAGAATCAACACCTCTCTCCATTATTCAAATAGCCGATCAACCATGCACACGAAATAAACAAAACACCAAGCCGCAAAAAAGAAACCCTAATCCTTTAAACCCTAGTTTCAATCCTCAACCCTTAACCGATTAAACCAACGTATCAATCTAGCTAAGTTAATctcagttaaccgcaatcaaTAACAACTAGCTTAATAAATCAGAGAATCGAATTGAAGATCTAGGGCGACGATTTGaaagaaaaacagaaaataaCCCTAATTTTGGATTGATCCCTAatgctaacgagttcgttatagagTTTTGATAATCAAGactctaatcacagactgttatgcATAAGATCACAAAGAAAAATCAGGAGTTCATGATGAAAAGGGAAAAATCGCCAAaggagagagagctagggtttttttATATGCCATTAATTTCAACAATTAAGTGTCCATGTTAATGGATTTTGTCACTTCATCATTACAATATAAGTGAAACGACTAAAATGCCTCTAGAGACTAAATGTGTAAATTTCATATCTACATAATTTCATATATCTTCTTCTTGATCTGATCTAGGTAGACAACTGCTCCAAAATTCGAACAAAACCCAAAATCTTGAACAAAAATCACATAATTTGTTTTATTGTAACTTGTTTCGGTTGATGTATTAATGAACCCACCGCCGCAGACCAAGAGGCAAGAGCACCCACCAGAGGACACGTGGATAACACACTCTCAACACCCGAATCTCGCATACAACAAACCAATAGCCTCCTGAGCAAGCCCATTTTGCTTATACCCAGAAATCATCGAGTTCCACACAACCAAACTTCTTTGTGGCCTTTCATCAAACACCTTTCGGGCAACATCCAATTCACTACATTCGGCTTAAAAACTAACCAAAGCAGTTTGAACAAACAAATCCAACCTATACCTACCAACCATCACATAACGGGGAACAAATTTACCAATCCTCGGAGCTGACAAACTTGCACAAACTTTAATAACAACAATTAATGTGTGATTTGAACACTCTGTTTTGCAAGCTAACATGTGACGGTGGTAGATGACGAATCATGTGGGAATCTGTGTTTGGTGGATTTTTTAATAAAGGAACTGAAAAGGAATGAATTAGGGTTGGGGATGGAGTACAGGAGTTAGTGTGTGTAGAGGATTGAAGTTGCGGTGCAGCCAGATGTAATGAGTTGTGTGCTACACAATCAATCTCTCGAATGTATTATACAATCAACTTTGTTTTCCCAGGGGATTCTCCATTCAAATCATAtaccattttctttcaaaaccaaaAATCTTGAACAAAAATCACAGCTTTATCCATTCAATTCGCACGGGTCCGTCTCGGTGGTGCACGTTTAAGAACCTGTTCACACTATGAAGAATCGCCTCAGCCCCGTTTGGAACCCCGACCCCAAACTGAAAGTCACCAAGATATTTGGGCATATCCTTCCCCACCCTATTCATCgctactgtaacaccccgtgttaccgaatgtcaaagtcaaagtcaaagtcaagattgactcatttgaccatagttagtctatttttttatatttatgatttcgttagttgtattatgtggagtaagtgttgttaatcaaagtaatcgaatggtcaatcgacgcgaaacgctaaacgactgtgaatagtagaaagtaacaatgcgataaagtcaattaatcaataatcaagctaatcaaatcatcatcgaactcgaaactcgaattatgcaactttggtgttattatacgtgtgtatgtgccttatgtgttacttgcgCATGTTTACTTTacgttatgtgtggtaatcaatcgaaactcgaaactcagtcgaactcaatcgaaatcgaattatgataattggtggcgaaaagacagcgggagacataggtgattgtatgttatatatagtggttgggattaaaagtaatttgaataggaaactctatcgtattctcaccaatcgcaatcgaaatcgaaatatcgaaaatcgtcgcaccgaacgctcgaatcaggcaactgaacgatcaggctctcagtctatcgaacagcccagccgaccggactgctgtccgatcggacagccctttcctcttttggaagcctataaatacccctgtcattgtcatgcttaccatttttggaaagctctgaccgaccaactcgtgctccccttcttttctcagattccttccgattccggtaagatttcatcctaaatcttgtactttcttgatctatacacactcctacacctttctacctttcaaatattgatttctaaccgtgaaatcatcaagattcaagtgttctaggatgatgtcatcatggtgttcttgaagaacttcatgttttggcctcaagccaccaagaatcacttggatctagccgatttccacataaacaagcaaagatctttcatagatccgAACATTTCTcagtgaaaaggattgaaagatggtttttccaactttctttcaactcttttacactcaatgccttcaaatcgataggaacggagcttgtgccgacttgttAATCAATTCGATGGTTGCACGACTCAAGacccggattctatccacgaggttcaccgacctcgggttaaacgttaaactccatTCTGAATaattcaccggccggatttgggtgattcctgtccgagcaggaagaacaagtaagaacgagggttctatggttcaactcgttgtcaaagtacctcgatataacgtcaaacaatcaaaacaaccaagtgttagacgacaggacgaccaggtcaggaagctgaccaatcgggttgactgtccgaacggatagcccagccgatcggacaagccagccgatcgaccaggccaaccgatcggctagcacatggccccacacttaacaatttcatgaagtctagtattgaacgaagtgctgttcgatTGGACTACGGcctgatttgaattactcttcggatcatgagatactatgcttcaacacttaatcgtttttcAACTTGTTCAACGCATTGGAGAGCCACCCGATCGGTCAAGCCgtccgaccaggtgacaccctgacaagaacttgttgttgaagtacctaaccaatcggttaagccggccgatcgaacgaaccgttcgatcgatcgacctaatggtaaggatacttcaatgttttcaaatgctacaacgaaaacctcaaaaggtcaaaccatcacacacaaacacatcctcctcaaaggaagaaacaatccactcgaacagtccatccgatcggcctactgaccgaccggacagactgtccgaacggactggttaaccgaacgatcaagtcgtccgaccctccaacatttgtttccattttacgcgttgcttatcgttatgctatcgaactattcaggctaaccctactctcacgtgctcccttcaatccatcaatcactgtgagtatactcgaaccctttttgctttagcacttttgggtgttacatacgttacttattctaaatcacaatcggacacactactcaattactttaaacgctaaccgttaccgcatgtattacatgactaaatgaatgcttgttgttatgtttacacgtggaatgatgtctacctgccttaacgacgatagtactatagtttggactcagcacacgttcacacgggggttgttaaggacaattacttgcatggattacggtggtaatcatgtattgcgaactgcctcgggcagtcaacccgcagtcattggtatcgatagatccatgtcgataattaacatgcttcgttttcctctgtgtacgtgctggttatgcgtaaactatttcgaactctatatgctattatcaaacttgtatgctcacctttacattttatgtattgactttattttaacgtatgtgacaggcaattaggatgcttatctg is from Helianthus annuus cultivar XRQ/B chromosome 9, HanXRQr2.0-SUNRISE, whole genome shotgun sequence and encodes:
- the LOC110875662 gene encoding uncharacterized protein LOC110875662, with translation MGCSSVSLSMKEFQECVDDIEMVDLKRSGIHFTWNQKPKKGIGLMKKIDRVMGNSQFIAKYPSAVAVFHPSRLSDHCPCVVSFPETEELKHRSFKFANFLAYKPEFLPLVEKVWGMTIGGVYQFSVVKKLRQLKSLLRVLLYQQGNLHKKVQELRDKLDRIQCDIDKDPTSQTLRDAEATTRCDYQAALLDEERFLKQKSKVDWLAAGDMNTAYFHSSLKNRVHYSRIEVIRDIRGNEFTDDMVSKAFVDHYEHFLGCPGDTSFNPTPDLFTKRLERDVAAHMVRPVTPDEVKKAMFSFGSDKAPGPDGFTADSISRGRRGGDRARLDMGPYITRIASHFGVLDVYQPQFLHRGPTTAIFRLEDLQKAGIASWEAPYGWEPIREGPPVQPPQRGPVDVEPQ